The nucleotide window GCTGTCGTAGCGGCTGGTGAACCCCACCGGCTCGGCGCCCCCGAACCACTTCAGCTCGACGCCGCGTTTCACGCACCGCGCCACCACCTCCGCGATGGCCCCGTTGCTCCAGTCCAGCAGCAGGAACTGGATCGACGACCCCACGTATGTTTCCGCCTCCGACCGTTCCACCACCTTCAGGCCGGGCGTGCCGCGCAGGCCCTCCTCGACCACCCGGTAGCGCGCGTTCCACTTGGCACATTGCGCGTCCAACGCCTTGAGTTGCGGGCGTAAAATCGCCGCGCGCAGGTGGTCCATCCGCCCCGAGACATTGGGCGTCTGGTACTTGATCTTCTCGAATTCCTCTTCCGGCGGCACCGTCCCGTGCCGGCCATAGAGCATGTAGGACCCCGACAGCATCGCCGCCTTCGCCATGACGCTTGGGTCGTCCGTCACCAGCAGGCCGCCCTCGCCCGAATTCATGTGCTTGTAGGTCTGCGTCGAATAGCAGCCAATGAGCCCATGCCGCCCCGACGGCACCCCGTTCCAAGCCGCCCCCATCGTGTGGGCGCAATCCTCGATTATGGTCAGCCCGTGGTCGCTCGCGATCTCCACCAGCCGGTCCATGTCGCACAGGTGCCCGCGCATGTGGCTCAGCATCAGGATGCGTGCCTGACCCGCCTTGTTAACCAGATCTTCAAGGTCGATGGTCAGATTCTCGGTCACGCCGACGAAAACCGGCACCGCGCCGACACTGGCAATCGCCCCGGGCACCGGCGCGAGGGTGAAAGCATTCGTTAACACTTTTTCGCCAGGCTGCACGTCCAGCGCCCGCAATGCCGTGGCCATCGCATAGCCGCCCGAGGCGACGGCCAGCGCGTATTTCGCGCCCGTATAGGCCGCGAATTCCTGCTCCAGCAGGCCCACTTCGCCCACCTCTCCGGGCGACAGGTTATAGCGATGCAGCCGCCCGCTCTGCATCACCTCCATCGCGGCGCGAATCCCCTCCTCGGGGATCGGCTCCTGCTGGGTGAAACTGCGTGTGAAAACCTCGGTCATGGGCTTTTATTGCGGCCTCGCGCAACGCAGGTCAATCTCGAAGCGCCTGTCGAAAAGCGGCATTTCGCTTTCCCGAAACCGGGTTTCAGCCGAAAAGCCTCTGCACTACGCCCTGCAACTCGTCGAAATGGTCGATCGTCGCGTCGGGCTCCAGCACCCGCACATCGTCGCCCCCGGGCCCGAACGTCACCAGCACCGACGGCACCCCCGCCGCCCGCGACGTCTCGCGGTCCGTCACCGTGTCCCCCACCAGCAGGCAGCGGCCAGGATCGCCCCCCACCCGCCGCACAACCTCGCGCAGCGGCTCGGCGTCGGGCTTGCGCACCGCCAGCGTATCGGCCCCCACCAACGCGCCGAACCTGTCCAGCACGCCCAGCGAGGTCATCAGCTGCAGCGCCAGCTTTTCGGGCTTGTTGGTGCAGATCGCCACCGGGTGCCCGGCCAGCCGCAGATTCTCCACCGCGTCCATCGCGCCTGGATAGAACACCGTGTGCGTGTCGATCGCCTCGCCGTAAGCCTTTAGAAGGATTGGATATTGCCGGTCGATCTCGGCCACGTCATCCGCCCGCCCCAGCCGCGTCATGCCAAGCGTCAGCATCGCCCGCCCGCCGCGCAGCGCCGTGCCCGCATCCGCCACCGGGTCCAGCAGATCGCCCTCGCCCATCCCCCGGAAACAGGCATTGGCGGCGGCGATAAGATCTCCGCT belongs to Roseovarius sp. THAF27 and includes:
- a CDS encoding DegT/DnrJ/EryC1/StrS aminotransferase family protein; protein product: MTEVFTRSFTQQEPIPEEGIRAAMEVMQSGRLHRYNLSPGEVGEVGLLEQEFAAYTGAKYALAVASGGYAMATALRALDVQPGEKVLTNAFTLAPVPGAIASVGAVPVFVGVTENLTIDLEDLVNKAGQARILMLSHMRGHLCDMDRLVEIASDHGLTIIEDCAHTMGAAWNGVPSGRHGLIGCYSTQTYKHMNSGEGGLLVTDDPSVMAKAAMLSGSYMLYGRHGTVPPEEEFEKIKYQTPNVSGRMDHLRAAILRPQLKALDAQCAKWNARYRVVEEGLRGTPGLKVVERSEAETYVGSSIQFLLLDWSNGAIAEVVARCVKRGVELKWFGGAEPVGFTSRYDSWRYAPSAPMPESDRVLKGILDMRLPLTFTLEDCALIARIIRAEVGAVQQAGST
- a CDS encoding HAD-IA family hydrolase — its product is MGDRPGTVVFDLDGTLADTSGDLIAAANACFRGMGEGDLLDPVADAGTALRGGRAMLTLGMTRLGRADDVAEIDRQYPILLKAYGEAIDTHTVFYPGAMDAVENLRLAGHPVAICTNKPEKLALQLMTSLGVLDRFGALVGADTLAVRKPDAEPLREVVRRVGGDPGRCLLVGDTVTDRETSRAAGVPSVLVTFGPGGDDVRVLEPDATIDHFDELQGVVQRLFG